The Candidatus Kuenenbacteria bacterium HGW-Kuenenbacteria-1 genome contains the following window.
TGTAAACCTTTAAAGACATAGATGTTTTTAATTTAAAATTTATAATTTCTCAAAAATCTCGTATCTGAGCGTTAAATTTTTTTTCTAAAGTTTTTATTAATTTTTCTTGCATTTGATCTATTTCTTCAATGGTTAATGTTCTATCTATAGCCTGATAAATAATATGAAACGCTAAACTTTTTTTGCCATGACCCAATCTGCCTCCTTGAAAAACATCAAATAATTCAACTAAACTAATTAAATAATTAAAATTTTCTATTTCATTTTTAATGTCGCTATATAAAATTTCTTCGTCAATTACAAATGCCAAATCTCTTATGACTGGTGGATGTTGAGGAATTTCTTGATATTTTTTATTTTGATTATTTAAAATTAAATCGCAAAATTTTTGAAAATTTATTTCAACAACAACAACTTGTTTTTTAATTCCAACATTACTGGCAATTTTCTCATCTAATTGCGCTACTATTCCAATATTTTTATTCGCAATAATTATTTCAGCAACTGTTTTTTTGTTCGCCCATTCTGGACAATCTTTAATTGGATTAAAATTAATTTCTAAATTAAAATCATTCACTAGATATTCAACAACTCCTTTGGCTTTATTAAAAAGATTATCGTTTTTACTAGCCAATATAATCCCTATATTTTTTTCTTGATAAGGTAATATGTCTTTGGTTTTATTATCTTTGTTAATATTTCCAGATGAATTTAAAAAAATATTTCCAATTTCAAATAAACCAATGTTTTCATATTTTGCCTGATTTAATTTAATATTTTCCAATAAATTAAAAACTAAACTTTGTTGCAACATTGTTTGATTACTAGCAATCGGATTGGCTAATTTTATAAATGATGAAAAATTATTTATTTTAATTTTTTTTAATTGCTCTTCGCCAATAAAAGAATAATTATAAACTTCTGTTAATTTTGCGCCTATTGATAAAATATTTTTTATTTTTCTTTCCAATAAACGTTTATTGTTAATTTCTGGCGCCTCCATCATAATAATTGGCATTTCTGATTCTAAATTATCATAACCATAAATTCTTATTATTTCTTCAATTAAGTCCTCTGAAATAGAAATATCTTTAGTTGCTCGCCAAGTTGGAATTGTTATTATTAAAATATTATTATTTTTTCTAATTTCAAATCCCAAATTTTCTAAAATTTCTATAATTTTTTTCTCTTCAATTTTTTTACCAATTCTTTTTTCAACCCATTCTAAATCTAATTCAATTGGTCCCTGATTTAAAGAATATTTTTTTTCATCGCTTAATTCACTAATAATTTCAGCTTGCGGACAAAATTCTTTGATCAATTCCATAATACGCGCCATTGCTATTTCGCATAAATTCGGATCCAAAGATTTTTCAAAACGCATTGACGCCTCAGAACGCAAACCCAATTTTTGAGATGTTTTTCTAATTGAAACAGGATCAAAATTAGCTGATTCAATTAAGATAGAAGTAGTATTTTCATCAACCTCACTATTCGCGCCACCCATTACACCTGCAATTGCAATTGATTTTTTATTATCCGCAATCACCAACATACTCTCATCTAATTTTTGATCTTTGTTATCTAATGTTTTTATTGTTTCGTTATTTTTCGCATTTCTTATTATTATATTTATTTTTGATTTGGTCCGCCAGCTGGCGGATGGGATTTGTTTAGAAATTACACTTTTAATTTTATCAAAATCAAAAATGTGTGTTGGTTGCCCCAATTCCAACATAACATAATTAGTAATATCAACAATATTATTTATCGGTCGCATTCCAACAGCAATTAATCTTTTTTGCATCCACTCAGGAGATTGTTTTATTTTTATTCCATCCATAGCAATTGCCATATATCGCGGACATAATTTTTGATCCTCAACTTTAACTTTAATTCGCATATTCGCAGAATTCACATTCTTATTCACAGTATTCACATTATATTTCTTTAATTTTATATTTAAAAAAGCTCCGATCTCCCTTGCCATTCCATAATGCCCCCATAAATCTGGCCGATTAGTAATACTTTTATTATCAACTTCAAAAACAACATCATCTAGCCCTAAATATTCATTAAATTTTTGACCAACTTCAGTTTTATTTAAAATTAAAATACCATCATGACCTTTTCCTAATCCCAATTCATCTTCAGCACACAACATACCATTAGACTTTTCCCCTCTAATTTCAGCTTCTTTTATTTCCATTCCATTTGGTAAAATTGCTCCAATTAAAGCAACTGGGACTAATTGACCAACTTCAATATTAGACGCACCACAAACTATTTCTAATTTTTCTTTTCCAATAGCAACTTTTACTAATTGTAGTTTATCAGCATTAGGATGTTTTTTAATTTCCAAAATTTCCCCAACAACAACACCATCAAGATTTTCAGCTTGTTTTTTTATTCCATCAATTTCAACAGTATGAGTCGTTAATTTCAAACCCAACTCTTCTGGTGTTATTGATTTTGGAATATCAACAAATTCTTTTAACCAATTTAAAGATAAATACATAAAAAATAATTTCTAAATTATAATTTCTAATTTCTAAATAATAGTTTAATTTTTCTAACTTTTAAACAATGCTTTAATTTTTATTTACTGAATTTAAAAATTAAAAATTATTTAACATAAACTTATTTTAATTTTTTTATTTCTTTATTTCCTAAAAGCGATTTTATTTGAATTATAGCAATATTGTTAAGTTGCTGGATCCGTTTATTTTGGGCTAATCCTTGATGAATTAACACAGCGTTGATGCTTTCAAGATTTGATAATACTATAAGTTGTTCAATTAAAGCATAATCGCGAATATTGGAATTAATTTTTCTTTTATCGCGTCTGTATGAATTTTGTAATTAATTTTTGCCAAAGTCCTTTGTAAATTCCACTCAAGTTTTAATCTATTATTTTCTTCTTGTTTTAATCTTTGAAATTCTTTAATTAAATATATTTTAAATTCGGCGCTAATCCACATTCCAAATTCAAAAGCAATATCTTTATGGGCATAAGTACCACCGTATCTTCCTGTTGTGGCTTTCAATCCTATTGCATTTGTTTTTTCTACCCATTCTTTTGCGCTTATTTTATAATTATTCAATCCTGCTTTGCTTTTAATTATGGCAAATTCGCCATAATTAAAATTTGGATTATAAATACTTTCCCAAATACCAATAAATTCAACCGTATTTCTATTTCTAAGCCAATCAGAAATAAAAAAATCACCATCTTTTGCCTTAAGCATATCTGTTAAAGAAATATAATCAATATTATTTTGTTTAATAATTGTAATCTCAATTCCTTTTACAATTATTTTTTGATTTTTTGCCATAATTTTATTAAATTATATTTTCAAACCCAATTCTTCCGGAGTGATGGATTTTGGAATATTAACAAATTCTTTTAGCCAATTTAAAGATAAATACATAAAAAATAATTTCTAAATTATAATTTCTAATTTCTAAATAATAGTTTAATTTTTCTAACTTTTAAACGATGCTTTAATCTTTATTTACTAAATTTAAAAATTAAAAAATTATTTAACATAAACTTATTTTAATTTTTTTATTTCTTTATTTCCTAAAAGCGATTTTATTTGTATTATAGCAATATTGTTAAGTTGTTGGATTCGTTTATTTTGGGCTAATCCTTGATGAATTAACACAGCGTTGATGCTTTCAAGATTTGATAATACTATAAGTTGTTCAATTAAAGCATAATCGCGAATAGAATTCAGTTACTTTAAAATTTGGATTATTTATTTGTTCCCATATTCCCATAAATTCAATAGCAAACCGGGTGCTTAACCAGTGCGATATAACCAACCCTGCTTCTGAATTTTTGTATTTAGCAATATCTGTTAAAGAAATATAATCCTCATTTTTTTGTTGAAAAATTATTATTTCCATTCCTTTTACGTTTATCTTTTTGTTTTTTTGCATATTATATTATTTTTAAAAAAATAATTCCATCATCCGCTAAAATAAAATCACAAAGGCATTTCTGTAATACGTCCAATAGTAGAAACATGATCAGTCAACTCTTCTGTCTCACGCTTATAAAGTTCAATTTCACCCTTATCGTTAAAATGATAAAGGTCGCGAAAAATCGTATTTGGCGCGTTTGAATAATGCACAACGCTCTCAGTAACAAAAGTATATTTATCTTGTTCATATTGCCAATCCAAATATACTGTTTTATTATTTAAACTCTCTGAATAACCATACATGTACAAACCATTAATCGGTATTAAAACCAATTTATCTTTTTTTATTTTCAAAAAATATTTTACAACATTGCCATTATCCCATTGGCTATCAAGCACAATTTCTTTTTGTCCATCATTATCTAAATCAATATAAAAATATTCTAAACTACCTTTTTTAAGACCAACACAATCTCCTTTCATTTCTTGAATTTCATTAATTCTAACTTTTTTTAGTTTAAATCCATCTAAAACAGCAACATTAAGCCATGCTTTATTTCCGCATAACCATTCACCTTCCCCATCATTATAACTAAAAAACATTTTTCCTTGATTATTATAAATCCAAAAAGCTCCTGACAATAAAATAATTATAAATGGCACAAAAATAAACCATAATTTTAACAACGGCTTACTTCTTTTATCAACCCCTTTAGTATAAATATCCCAAACATTATTAACATACTTATCATTATTTGGACCATACTTTTTAACAGCTTCTCGCCACGATAACCAATATCTTTTATTATCCTTAGTTATTCCTTGAGCTTTATGATATAACCACCGAATTCCCCAATAAATACTATCATTTTCATTATTAATTTGCGCATTATCATACTTTAAAAGAATTTCTTTTCCATTATGTATCCAATATTCTTTTAATTCTCCTCTTAATGTTTTTAAAGATGGGTCGCCAACATTTCCAACTTGCATAATATTTTTTCCAGCATTTTCATCATAGCCCATTCTGCTTTCTTGAAAAATTATTGCTTTTACCAAATTAGGATCTAAAATTTCTTCTGGCGGGTCAGTGTCATTTAAAAATTGATTGTTCCAAAAATCTGTATTAGCCACAATGACCTCATTAAATCTATTATAATCCTCTTTACCGTTTATACTCTTATAAATATATTTTCTAATATTATTTTCTTCATTTTCCCCAAAAACTATTTCAATTTTTTCCAAAAAAGGACTTTCATCCGCCCATAAATCAACACAATAAAAGCCTTGATCAAAATCTACTATTTTTTTAAACTCTTTTTCCTTGCCTTTTAAAATTTTACCGCACCAATACCAATTTTGATGGGATTTTTTATCTTCATTTTTTTGTATTTCACTATTAATAATTAATTTAATATCATCATCGTCTCTGCCTATTTTATCAGCTTTAGCTAAAATAGTTATATTTTTGATTGATAAATTAATCAAAATAAAGCTTAGCCATGGTCTGTTGTCTCCTTTTTGCGCCGGATTATTATCTACAAGGATATAGGTTATTTTATCTGTTTCTTCTAATTTAGAAATTATAATACTTTTTAAATATGGTTTTTGATCTGGAGTAAAAAATAAAATATGTTTTCCTTTTTTTAATTTAACTGTAATCACAACTGTTTTTAAAAATCCTTTTAATTCATTGCCATTCCAAATAGCTCTTGCATCAGTTTTATTACTATTTGAAGTAGTAATTTCCATTATATCCAAAGCTAAAGCTAAATCATCATCTTTAAAAAAAGATCTTAAATTTTTAACATTCTGTCGCCAATTTTTAGCACTGGCGATTATTTCTATTAAATAAACTCCATCATCCTCTAAAATAAAATCATATGAAAATTTATCAATAATTTCTTTATTAATAACTTCTTTTGTTATTAATTTTAATCCCATATAATTTTTTTAAATTAAATTATTGAACATATTTTTCCAATTAATTATTTTTATATCTGTTCTTTTTTGTTCTACATCACCTCCATAAATTACATTAAAATTAGTATTATTTTCTCCAACAATTTTTTTCCAATATTGCAAATCTATAAAAAAATCACTGGAAATTGTTTTTCCGCTCTTAATCTCAATTTGAATAAGCTTGCCACCTTCATCTATCAAACAATCTATTTCATTACCACTTTTATCTCTCCAATAGTAACAATTTGGCTCTACACCAAGATTGAATCTTTTTTTAAAAATTTCTGAAATTACAAAAGATTCAAATAACCCTCCTTTTATATAATG
Protein-coding sequences here:
- a CDS encoding phenylalanine--tRNA ligase subunit beta, with product MYLSLNWLKEFVDIPKSITPEELGLKLTTHTVEIDGIKKQAENLDGVVVGEILEIKKHPNADKLQLVKVAIGKEKLEIVCGASNIEVGQLVPVALIGAILPNGMEIKEAEIRGEKSNGMLCAEDELGLGKGHDGILILNKTEVGQKFNEYLGLDDVVFEVDNKSITNRPDLWGHYGMAREIGAFLNIKLKKYNVNTVNKNVNSANMRIKVKVEDQKLCPRYMAIAMDGIKIKQSPEWMQKRLIAVGMRPINNIVDITNYVMLELGQPTHIFDFDKIKSVISKQIPSASWRTKSKINIIIRNAKNNETIKTLDNKDQKLDESMLVIADNKKSIAIAGVMGGANSEVDENTTSILIESANFDPVSIRKTSQKLGLRSEASMRFEKSLDPNLCEIAMARIMELIKEFCPQAEIISELSDEKKYSLNQGPIELDLEWVEKRIGKKIEEKKIIEILENLGFEIRKNNNILIITIPTWRATKDISISEDLIEEIIRIYGYDNLESEMPIIMMEAPEINNKRLLERKIKNILSIGAKLTEVYNYSFIGEEQLKKIKINNFSSFIKLANPIASNQTMLQQSLVFNLLENIKLNQAKYENIGLFEIGNIFLNSSGNINKDNKTKDILPYQEKNIGIILASKNDNLFNKAKGVVEYLVNDFNLEINFNPIKDCPEWANKKTVAEIIIANKNIGIVAQLDEKIASNVGIKKQVVVVEINFQKFCDLILNNQNKKYQEIPQHPPVIRDLAFVIDEEILYSDIKNEIENFNYLISLVELFDVFQGGRLGHGKKSLAFHIIYQAIDRTLTIEEIDQMQEKLIKTLEKKFNAQIRDF